In the genome of Rissa tridactyla isolate bRisTri1 chromosome Z, bRisTri1.patW.cur.20221130, whole genome shotgun sequence, the window agaggagaaaaaagcatcCCTTTTCTCTATTTCACCCccaatggggtttttttatgtttacaCAAACATCTGTATATAAAACAAAAGtgccaaaacccaaaaccagcaTTACCATGAATTTGTCTTTGTAGTAGGCCGGCTACTAGCAGAATTTCTGGGCATGTCATCATCTTTTGCACTAATGAGTTGTCCAGCTCTTCCAAACCTGGACCAAACATCGCAAAGCGAGGTTCTGCCTGAGTGACCAGTGATTGCAAAAAGGAAGTGACAGCCCCATAGCGCGGGCAGCTTGATTTCAAACTTCTTCTACTCTGAGGACAGCTTTTTTTATATCTGTGTAAAATAGATGTAACtagaaattaaacacaaaatacaaaagacgtattaataaaacaacataAATTGATTTAGGTCCCACACTTCTCATGCTTTGTTACCTGTACAACTCAAGCACAGGCCAAAAATGGTAAAAGTCCAAACAGATGGTTTCAAGCACCAGTACAAAGCAGGGAAAGGCATCAGTCCTTTCAAAGTCCAAATACTGACTTTTTGGACCTTGGTACACTTCTATCTATGGATCTCttagtttactttaaaaaatataaaataagataaaataaaataaaacaaaacaaaacaaaagaaacaaattccCCCACCCTTGCTGAACACACACTATTGGTAAAATAACATTAAAGCTGATGAGTCACATACATTATAAAAAATATGAGACTTTTGAGTGCATTTCAAACCTTAACTGGACCACTTTTGTGTTTATTAACTATGAAGCAGGTAACTCCACCTGAAAAAGACCACTTCCCCTCTAGGCACAGAGAATGCGTGTTGTGAAGAGAGAGGTGCTGTTTGTAAGCTTATTTACCTGCGCTAATTTGACGCCTAAGCTAGAAGGCATGAAAAGACTTTGGCAATCAGTGGAAAGAAGTAACAGCCAGAGGAGTAACAGTCATCCTAGAGAAGCAGGTTCATCTTTGCTTCTGTGGTCACAGTAGGCTGCTGCTAGACAAACCACTTCAAGGAAATATTGAATGTGTGCTCTGCTACAACCAAACCGAGAGGCTTCAGCTGAGATCAGCAAAACCACGAAGTGCTCACAGACACAATGGAAATCAGTGACAGGTGCTTTCAGACAAGTGATGCTCTGAAGTATTCAGACCTACAGAGATTTAAATCCAATGTTCAAAATCAGTAGATATTTTGCACTTCAAATTCTGGGTGTGTCTTTCCCAACTGTAAAGTGGGGATGAAGGGCACAGAGATTGGGGAGGTTAGTAGTGCACTCATCATGAAGGAACAGTTTCATGAAACCACCTTTGGAAAATTTAactgcaaattagaaaaaaaacccctgcaaattAATTAAGGGAAttgaatgaactttaaaaaaaaaaacacaaaataacctGCTTCTCTTATGAGTTCTTCTCAGTTATCCAAACACATTATGAGTGTTGTTATGCTTTTCAACTACAGTATCTGAAACCAGAGTCTTGGTCTGGAGGCCTTTGACCAGAGCTAAAGCAATACTACTTGTTATTCtgtgcacattaaaaaaaaaacaaaaaactttttttttttccccctaggtcttccaggtaagagaaaaaaaatgaaggttcaTTTCATTTGCTGTAGTTTGAAGACTCCTTactacttttattaaaaataagaaatcattTGTCATTGTACTGAGGGCGAAGAACACCTTTTTATCAAGATCAGCAGCACGCACAGACTCCAAGATGACTGTATTTCTGTGGCAGAACAGACATGCAGTTTacaaaaagctttaatttttttataatgctAGCTTTGACTTTTTTACAATGTTTCACATTCTTGTTGAATTCCAAACAGAAAGAGCTGACCAAACTGTGAAACAGCAGGAAATtgtatttacaaaacaaaacaatggatTTGAGACACATCAAAATTTAAGCGACAGCTTACAGCACAGCTTTACTACTGTAAATAGGAAAGATGCCTCTGGGCTGAATATTACTGCTGTAGAGAGACTGTAAGGCTTGTAAGAGAATAGGAAGATACTTACACTGCCATGTAATCATACAGCGCATTATCACTGTCCTCtgaaaaggttttattaaaaatctcCACATCTGGGAGTGATTTCCAATCGACTGATGTCCAGAAGGGGAGATCCCTCAGGAGAAAATACCTCCACAACAACGGATCCTGCACAGTCGCCCTCCAATAACAACTCGTGCTTCCCAAATGGCACAGGTCTTGGGGTGAGAGGAAGGACATGATGTTCAGCTGCACGTCGATCTGAAAACCGTCGAGAGCAGCTGTTTTAATGACCCCAGGAATTGAAAAGTGGGAGATGTTAAGAGGCTGGATGACAAGCTTCCCACCCCGACCCGGGCCCCACTTACCGGCAGCGCCTGCAGGGCGCTCACCTCCTCCACATCCTCCGGGAGCGATGGACGTGGGGGACCTGCAAACGCTGCGGTACCACTGCGTTCACGGGTCCCCCGCATCCATCGCTCCCTAAGGATGCGGAGGCCACCCCGCACGGCGGCCTCCAAACCTCCCCGCTCCTCCACTCCGCCAGCCGCCATGGCACTGAGCCCCGCTGCTGTCACCACCGCCCCTCGGACCCAGTGCGCCGGCGCCGGCGGGGCGGAGAGACACGTAGTCACCCTACTTTTATgacacagtcttttttttttttattttttttttccgttgaAATACTTGATTAGACTTTGGACCTGTACTCCAGTTCTTTGAGTGCATGTTTTTAATGCAACAAAAGTATACATTTTGATAAGAAGAATGGTCAGACACTGAAGCAGAGATCATCTCCCCAAGCCTGCTTTTCAGACACAAGGTTTCTTTCAGCACAGCCAAAGCAATGTATTTCAGTTGTGGGATTTCACAAAGTAACACAAGATTTGTTTTGCAGTTGTTGTGTTCCACCCTTGGCCTTTTAAAGGTCCCTCACATACAGCCACATACTTTGTTAACAAGTTTTTGCCGGTTTCTCGGAAATCCAGCGACACACTCTGTAAACTGCAGCCCAGGTCACTGTTAGAGACGGAATCTATTGTTTcaaggctttcctgcttcccttCTCCACAGTGTTGTAGTCCCCAGTAGCACATTTCTCCACTGTACATCATCGCCAGTAAGTGAGTGTCACTAAATACacctgcaaaaataatttagattaagTACTTCATTGTTCTGTTATAAGCAAGTACACAGCTTGTTAACGTCAATCCTTTCTTTTCAGTAGCACTgggaaaaaattgcaaaaacGCACTCTAAGCCTATTACAGAGGTAcaccaagaaaacaaacactaaTCGTGAGATGACTGACACTGCTCAGGAGAGAACCTGCCCAATACTCTATCCATTTTGCCCCTCCATAATGCTAAAACCTTTACGATttccatataaatatttttctgattgtTGTGTTTGCCTATTTATCTTTGagaatttcagtatttctttaagtACAGGCATgattacttgtatttattttagaatactTCTGTGCCTCCCACAATTTAAGCCTAAAGATGCTGTTTGAACATCATCTTAACTCAGGTTAACCAGCAGCAACTTTAGTATTTGAATAGAAACCCACATACCTGTCCATggtcactcaaaaaaaaaatcctgctaaaTGAACCTACAAATCAGTTACTGAACTTGGCTTTGCATTGTGGAGCTGAATTGTAGCAATGACACTTTCAGATGAAACTAAGCACGAAGGTGCTCCATCCCCCCATACCTAGAGCAGAGCTAGTTTTGAGTGTGTACAACATGGACCTTATGTCCTCAGCTCCAGCTGTTGTACCTGAAAAAATCCTGCATCACACTGATGCAGCCTCAGATCCTCATGTAATTGTAATATAGTAATGCAGCTTACATAAAGCTACTTTAAGTGGAGACAGAATAAAAGTTTGCCAAATCTACCCCGTTCTGCAGGTACTTTCTACCTGTGTGAAGTCAGTAACTCTGTGTTCGTATCCGTGTTCTCCTAGATCTACGCAGGAAGACATGGTCTTCTAGCCCCCTCTGCAGTCGTGTTTGTGCCTCAACACTTGTCAATTGACAACTGGATGGCTGTAAAACACACCCGCTGTGCATAAAACATGCATTGCCTCAGTTCATTTTCCCCCAGTGAAttcaaaaacagagagaaaatgagcaGTGATGCCTCCTAAAACCTTAGGtacctcatcttttttttttcattgttgttctAAAAAGTGACTGGTTTTGAATACAAATGAAGTCAAGCAACAAAAATACAcaataaagcatttcagaaagtGGGGCAGTTAATAACAGAAGCtggctgtggggtttttggtgttttttaccTTCACTGAGTAATCTAGCTGTGTCTTTATCTTGAAATGAGACATCTTCATTTAGTGGAAGAGGGCATCTCAAGCTAAGCATCTTCATCAAGTAACAAACTCCATCACTAAGACACTGAGTACAGtttaaaaaagagaggaaaaaaaaaccttttagatAAGTTCTGATTAATTTAATGATAGCCAGAAATACTTCTCGCTATTAATTTCCCAATC includes:
- the FBXO4 gene encoding F-box only protein 4 isoform X1, which translates into the protein MAAGGVEERGGLEAAVRGGLRILRERWMRGTRERSGTAAFAGPPRPSLPEDVEEVSALQALPIDVQLNIMSFLSPQDLCHLGSTSCYWRATVQDPLLWRYFLLRDLPFWTSVDWKSLPDVEIFNKTFSEDSDNALYDYMAVYKKSCPQSRRSLKSSCPRYGAVTSFLQSLVTQAEPRFAMFGPGLEELDNSLVQKMMTCPEILLVAGLLQRQIHGIGSGVSFQFNNNKKFNILTLYSTTSVERRRAREEQAVAVNKMFYQENSIVGNQQAMRYSVIAQVKKVCEVVDGFIYVANAEAHKKHDRQEELARILAMIDPALGPPNRPLLVLSCVSHIDVKRIPCVYMAHQLQLNLLRQPWMVQDTVAATLAGLMNGIEWLLEEVNCKNAQ